In a genomic window of Gossypium arboreum isolate Shixiya-1 chromosome 9, ASM2569848v2, whole genome shotgun sequence:
- the LOC108465628 gene encoding protein DEHYDRATION-INDUCED 19 homolog 4-like isoform X2 has product MESNSWSFRFSNSSSSSSSSSRRRQSRSGGGYEEIDGDEDFKAQFLCPFCAEDFDIVGLCCHIDEEHPVEAKNGVCPVCAKRVGMDIVSHITMQHGNFLKVQRKRRLRKGGSNLTFSMLRKELREGNLQALLGGSSFLPSPNVEADPLLSSFMFSPPTVDKPLSLQPLSIAEASVVKESGNKEFLGRKPQQSQLSDKDHEEKARRCEFIQGLLMSTFLDYNL; this is encoded by the exons ATGGAGTCAAATTCATGGAGCTTTCGATTCTccaattcttcttcttcttcttcgtctTCGTCAAGGCGTCGTCAATCACGATCTG GAGGAGGATATGAAGAAATTGACGGAGATGAGGATTTCAAGGCACAGTTTTTATGTCCGTTTTGCGCTGAGGATTTCGACATTGTTGGACTTTGTTGCCATATCGATGAAGAACATCCTGTTGAAGCCAAAAACGGG GTGTGCCCGGTTTGTGCGAAGAGGGTCGGAATGGATATTGTCAGCCACATTACCATGCAACATGGGAATTTTCTTAAG GTTCAGCGCAAGCGGAGATTACGCAAGGGTGggtccaatttgacattttcaATGTTGAGAAAAGAGCTGCGAGAGGGAAATTTGCAGGCCCTTCTTGGGGGATCTTCATTTCTTCCTTCTCCCAATGTTGAAGCCGATCCGTTATTATCTTCATTTATGTTTAGTCCTCCCACAGTTGATAAGCCTTTAAGCTTGCAACCTCTTTCTATTGCCGAAGCAAGTGTGGTAAAGGAAAGTGGAAATAAAGAATTTCTGGGAAG AAAGCCTCAACAGTCCCAACTGTCGGACAAGGATCATGAAGAGAAAGCTAGAAGGTGCGAGTTCATCCAAGGACTGTTGATGTCCACTTTTCTTGACTATAACTTATAA
- the LOC108465627 gene encoding uncharacterized protein LOC108465627, giving the protein MSESGVVRNRGGGRRLPPRRHRQQPQMEWRRRQEQRPLLPGTSSENRTDNEVAPTSSSFSPANSGYDNSERNNNNNPTNLDRFLEFTTPVVPAQRLPQTIITRRRRRRRHSRENPRYFVLKDLWESMEEWSVYGAGVHILLEGYPVIQYYVPYLSAIQLYIDPSRPSTSQRMPGEESSIMSSSSSGSNDAIQGAQSHVEIGDAEILALNRLSLRDRHETDTRNNPAGQLVFEYFEQDEPSSRKPLTNTVSDLASQFPALTTYRSCDLLPSSWISVAWYPIYRVPMGPTLKNLDACFLTYHCLSTPSNGTATDSLPLRGFNIRELDAAEMPSKLPLPTFGLAFYKFQASIWNAPEVIESPKANSLLQEADNWLRHLQVDHPDFRFFVTHT; this is encoded by the exons ATGTCGGAATCCGGCGTCGTTCGGAACCGAGGTGGTGGTAGGCGGTTGCCGCCGAGGAGGCACCGACAACAGCCGCAGATGGAGTGGCGGCGTCGGCAGGAACAAAGGCCGTTGCTTCCAGGGACTTCGTCGGAGAACCGAACGGATAACGAGGTAGCCCCAACATCATCTTCTTTTTCGCCGGCGAATAGTGGCTATGATAACAGTGAAagaaacaataacaataatccgACGAATTTGGATCGGTTCTTGGAGTTCACAACTCCGGTGGTTCCAGCTCAACGTTTACCTCAG ACAATCATAACCCGACGGCGACGGCGACGGCGACACTCACGGGAGAATCCTCGGTATTTTGTTCTCAAGGATTTATGGGAATCTATGGAGGAATGGAGTGTGTATGGAGCTGGGGTTCATATTTTGTTGGAGGGGTACCCTGTAATTCAATACTATGTCCCTTACTTGTCTGCCATTCAGCTGTATATTGACCCTTCAAGACCCTCCACAAGCCAAAG GATGCCTGGTGAGGAGAGTAGTATCATGTCATCGAGTAGCAGTGGGAGCAATGATGCCATCCAGGGAGCTCAGAGTCATGTCGAGATTGGAGATGCTGAAATCTTGGCATTGAATAGATTGTCACTTAGAGATAGGCATGAAACCGATACTCGTAACAATCCTGCAGGTCAACTTGTTTTCGAGTACTTCGAGCAAGATGAGCCATCTAGTCGGAAGCCTTTGACCAACACA GTTTCGGATCTAGCATCCCAATTTCCAGCTTTGACGACGTACAGAAGCTGTGATCTATTGCCTTCGAGCTGGATTTCCGTGGCATG GTATCCTATATATAGGGTGCCAatgggtccaactttgaaaaatctggATGCCTGCTTTCTAACATATCACTGCCTTTCTACACCATCAAACG GTACTGCCACAGATAGCCTACCCTTGCGAGGTTTTAACATCAGGGAGCTTGATGCTGCCGAAATGCCCTCAAAGCTACCATTGCCTACCTTTGGACTTGCATTCTATAAGTTCCAAGCTTCCATCTGGAATGCCCCCGAAGTTATCGAGTCTCCAAAAGCCAATTCCCTTTTACAAGAGGCTGATAATTGGCTTAGGCATTTGCAAGTTGATCATCCAGATTTCAGGTTCTTTGTTACCCATACTTGA
- the LOC108465628 gene encoding protein DEHYDRATION-INDUCED 19 homolog 4-like isoform X1: protein MESNSWSFRFSNSSSSSSSSSRRRQSRSDLFLGGGYEEIDGDEDFKAQFLCPFCAEDFDIVGLCCHIDEEHPVEAKNGVCPVCAKRVGMDIVSHITMQHGNFLKVQRKRRLRKGGSNLTFSMLRKELREGNLQALLGGSSFLPSPNVEADPLLSSFMFSPPTVDKPLSLQPLSIAEASVVKESGNKEFLGRKPQQSQLSDKDHEEKARRCEFIQGLLMSTFLDYNL from the exons ATGGAGTCAAATTCATGGAGCTTTCGATTCTccaattcttcttcttcttcttcgtctTCGTCAAGGCGTCGTCAATCACGATCTG ATCTGTTTCTAGGAGGAGGATATGAAGAAATTGACGGAGATGAGGATTTCAAGGCACAGTTTTTATGTCCGTTTTGCGCTGAGGATTTCGACATTGTTGGACTTTGTTGCCATATCGATGAAGAACATCCTGTTGAAGCCAAAAACGGG GTGTGCCCGGTTTGTGCGAAGAGGGTCGGAATGGATATTGTCAGCCACATTACCATGCAACATGGGAATTTTCTTAAG GTTCAGCGCAAGCGGAGATTACGCAAGGGTGggtccaatttgacattttcaATGTTGAGAAAAGAGCTGCGAGAGGGAAATTTGCAGGCCCTTCTTGGGGGATCTTCATTTCTTCCTTCTCCCAATGTTGAAGCCGATCCGTTATTATCTTCATTTATGTTTAGTCCTCCCACAGTTGATAAGCCTTTAAGCTTGCAACCTCTTTCTATTGCCGAAGCAAGTGTGGTAAAGGAAAGTGGAAATAAAGAATTTCTGGGAAG AAAGCCTCAACAGTCCCAACTGTCGGACAAGGATCATGAAGAGAAAGCTAGAAGGTGCGAGTTCATCCAAGGACTGTTGATGTCCACTTTTCTTGACTATAACTTATAA